tttttgttgcagccatttgaAAGGAAGTGAGAgaatgtgtaatttttttttatagaaagaCAAAAATTCCAATAAGGTTAAATATTTTCGAGTTATAAATctttcaagtaagtcttctagaaaTTTACTATTTGCCCAGACGATttacttgaaagtcttctaGACGATTCTAGACGATttacttgaaagtcttctaGAAATTTACTATTTGCCCAgaagattttaatatttttagtggaaaattaaaatattttttagcgGGAGTTAGAAGACTTCTTTCTAACCGATAATACTAATCGCCAGACGACTCCTCTGTAAGTCGTCTAGATCCTAAACATAACCCCTAAACTAatttaactaactaaacacatcataaaatcaaattaaacttaaaaagtgtttactatacacagaaataaaCATATGTAGgtacaaaaattattttccaaaaaaaacatttaagttttccaaaatctaaccctaaaaatatatacaatactacaacatatatTGCCAAAACTTAAATcaaagaatatcatgattcAATACTTTCACTTAtttatgttgaaaacaattcaattgtttatattttaatttatataacttaaaactatttataattacatgattttaattttttacttataaaatatttttttacaaaatttagaaattatttttaagatcaattGTACCAGACGACTTTCCTGACGTTGTCTAGATTAATTACAATATCTCAAAAGACTGAGAAGACTTTCGAGGGTTATATTCGTAAAAATGAgttctgatttttttgtttagtcaCAAGGGGCTGGTTGTAATTTCACAAAGCTTTTaagttagttttgcatttgattcacATTTAGTTAtagttttgcatttaaaatcaagttttgagtcatatttgGTAAATTCCTCTTATAATAGCCATCTGAATATAAatgttatgaatttttaaatatgaatgtCTATCTTAGGACTAGACAAAATAtgtgtaaattttgatttaatgcATTATTCGTTTCGATGagtcaaaaaatttaaatatccaTTTCTCagtgaaacaaaacaaataatatgtaatattcataaaaataaaataaatcacaaatactaatattttgaaatgaatattcgatctgatccgttatatacatatacatatatatttttaaaatatatataacctatataaatattatattttatataatttttgcaatattttatttattaaattggttactagaattaaaaaatatatgttatgcaACGGTAAACACGAATACATGTTATGCAAAAATGGAAACAACCAAACACGAataaatgacaattttttttacttttttttttgatcaaatactttttttttattttttaaatcaaaatttacatcCAAACCTACTAGACAAGAATGGTTCAATTCGGAAACGTCAAACTCGGGCCAGACCAAACCAGTTTCACACACCTTCAGTCTCTCATTTGTCTGCCGCATATTCGGTTCCTCAAAGAATCTCAAAACTTTTGAAAGAATATTTCACACAGGGCCGGCCCTGGGCTAAAGCCCGTAAAGCAAGGGCTTTAGGCGCCAGGGTTTAGATAATTTTGGGGCGCCAAATAATGTTAGGATGCTTTGGTTTAGTGGTTTGTATAGTTGCACATTTATCCCCTGGAGTCAGGTTCGAATCCCCCACAAgtgtctttaatttttttttctagctttttttctattgatttcCTTTTTGTCAACAGTTTCTTTATATTGATAATCATTAACAAATAACCACATCTGATGTAAGCAGAATACGTGTTCAATTATATAACAACTTCAACttccttttttttgaaacttatcaACTTACTTTTTATgtgtttataaaacaaataagttAATACAAACCTAATCGTTTCCTTTGTTCTGtgatattacttttttttttatctttgttttccttttttttaagtCTATATAATATTCTTTGCGTTGATCAAATCAATTACGCAACAGACTTCTccttcttgaattttttttctctgcaATTCCTGTAAGTTGTTTtctccttctttcttcttcttttgttttcttcgggtaagttatattttcttcaaaaaaactCTGAATTATAAgcaaacataaaactaaaaactctgtaaatattaataaattgtaCGAAATTAACGTGAAGTAGcttttttattagattttaggttttacttatcttttattatattatatgcattgttatttattttggaataaGTAGAATCAGAAATCAGTCAAGTGGACATGCAAATAGGAAGAGAAAGGAGAGACAAGACGAACTGATAAAATCTCAAGCCAATGATATGCTAAAGTATGTTACAAGAACCAAAACTGCAAAAAGTGATGAAGCTGGTGGAGATGAGATTAACAACGAAGATGAGGAGCTTATAATTGAAGAAGATACATCTGAGAAAAGTGAAGAAGAAATTGTTGGAGATGATGCAAATTGTACGGATACGGATAAAGAAAAAGCTGAGAACGAAGACATGGAAGACCAAGAGGAAGTTGATGGTATTAGGAGTGTTCATGAGAATGTTGATATGGATGACCTTGCAAACTGGAAGAAAATTGACCCAAGAATGAGAGATCGTTTGGTGGAAAAGGGTCCACCCACAAGACCTTCAATTGATCATCCTTTTCCAAGAGATAGTTTCGATAGATGTTTCACGTACTCGTCTTATACAAGAAAAATGAGCAATGGAGAGAAACAAGATAGAAGATGGTTAGTTTACTCAAAAGGTAAAGATAAGGTCTTTTGTTTTTGCTGTAAATTATTCAGTCAAGAAACATGTCCTCCTATTCTGGTGACTACGGGTTATGATGACTGGAGAAATGCTTCACATAGGCTAAAGTCTCATGAAACGACTTACAATCATATTGTTTGCATGAGTAGCTGGATTGAGCTAGAAACGAGGCTGAAAAAGAGTGAAACTATTGATAAGCATTTGCAAGAGGCAATTAACAAGGAGAAAAAACATTGGAGAGATGTGATGTTGAGGATAATTGCAGTGGTAAAGACTCTAGCAGAAAGGAATTTAGCATTTCGTGGAGAAAACGAGAAGGTTACTGATCCAAACAGTGGAAATTTTTTGGCGTTTATCAAGATGATTGGAGGCTTTGATGAAGTAATGAAGGAACACATTCGACGGATTGAAAAGGGTGAAACTCAATACCATTATCTTAGTCATAAAATTCAGAATGAGTTGATAGAATTACTTGCTAGTGAGATTAAGAAGGTAATCTTAAAGAAGATTCAAGATGCgaaatatttttcaatcattttgGATTCTACTCCTGATGTTAGTCGTAAAGAGCAGATGACGTTTTTAATTCGGTGTGTAGATGTTTCTACGGATTCACCCACGGTTAAAGAGTTCTTTTTGTCATTCTTGGAAATCAAAGACAAAACAGGAGAGGGAATTTTTACCACTCTTCAAGATGCATTGACTGATCTTAAATTGAGTATTGGTGATATAAGAGGACAAGGCTATGACAATGGGTCAAATATGAAAGGAAAACATAAAGGAGTTCAGAAAAGATTGCTTGATATTAACCCAAGGCCATTCTATACTCCATGTGGATGTCATAGTCTCAATCTTGCTCTTTGTGACATGGCTTCTTCCTCCGATAAAGCTGTTGAATTCTTTGGCATTGTGCAGCGTATATATTGCTTATTTGCATCATCAACCAACAACTGGGAAGTTTACAAAGAGATAGTGGATGGTACTACGCTTAAATCATTGTCACAAACTCGGTGGGAGAGTCGAATTAATAGTGTTAAACCGATAAGGTTTCAAACTCTAAAGATACGAGAGGCTTTGTTTTTCTTAGCAGATAACAATGATAATATTGGACAGCGTAGTGAGGCTGAGTCTCTTGCAGTAAGTGAAACACATGGACTTGGAGGATTTGAGTTTCTCTTTGGAATGGTAATTTGGTATGATCTTCTTTATGCTGTCAATACGGTGAGCAAAACCTTACAGTCAGAAGATATGGATATTGAGGTTGCTATTTTTCAGTTAGGAGGACTTGTTGGTTATTTGAAAAGCTACAGAGAAACAGGTTTTGAGAAAGCAAAAGTTGAAGCTATGAAAATTGCCATTGATATGGATATTGAACCAGCGTTTTCTTCGAAACCAAAACGcttgataaaaaagaaaaagcaattTGGTGAAGATGCTGAAAGAGTTGATGAAAGTAACATGTTAAGTGTGGAGGAGACTTTTAGGATCGACTATTTTATCAACATTATGGATCAGGCTATAGTGTCTTTTGGGGTTAGATTCGAGCAATTTCAGCATTATGAagaaatttttggatttttatttggCTTGAAAAAACTTAAGTCAGCAAAGGATGATGAGTTGATGACATCTTGTGTCAAGCTTGAAGCTTCTTTAGAGCATAATGGGCATTCAGATGTAGACGGAAAACAGCTTTTTATGGAACTTCGATATCTAAGGGAAATACTGCCAAAGGAAATTACAAAAGCTGTTGAGATGCTAGAATTTCTTAAAAGAATGGACGGGTGTTATCCAAGCACAGAGATTGCTTATCGTATACTACTAACCATTCCAATTTCAGTTTCTTCCGCAGAAAGAAGTTTTTCAAAGTTGAAGCTCATAAAAAATTATCTACGTTCGACTATGTCTCAAGAGAGGTTAAATGGATTGTCGATGATAGCAATAGAACACGAACTAGCCGAAGCCCTTGACCATTCGAAGTTGATAAATGATTTTGCAGGAAAAAAGCAAGGAgaactatctttcatgattaATGTATcggtgttctttttttttaaacaaattacttcttttataatattttgattttttatattaaatattaaatagttatatTTGAGGGACAACATTTTTTACGTACGTTTTAGGCGCCATTTAGGTCCGGACCGACACTGATTTCACAATCCCTATTTACCTTGTTAACCCAAGAAAACTCTCAGCAATTCATCATCGCAATCTATCCATCCGACACAAAAGCTTCAAATGGCACTTGCCTTATCCGATATCCCGGAGGATCTCCAGCTCCGCATCTTATCCTTCCTCTCACCAACCGAGATCTGCAGCTTCGCCTGCACATCCAAACGCTTCGCCTCGCTATGCCGCGACGACCGCAAAATCTGGCGCGTCGTGTGCGATCGAAGGTGGGGGAAGAAGACACATATCCACAAATGGGGAAACGGCCGAATCGCATAC
The DNA window shown above is from Raphanus sativus cultivar WK10039 unplaced genomic scaffold, ASM80110v3 Scaffold0400, whole genome shotgun sequence and carries:
- the LOC108845040 gene encoding uncharacterized protein LOC108845040, producing the protein MLKYVTRTKTAKSDEAGGDEINNEDEELIIEEDTSEKSEEEIVGDDANCTDTDKEKAENEDMEDQEEVDGIRSVHENVDMDDLANWKKIDPRMRDRLVEKGPPTRPSIDHPFPRDSFDRCFTYSSYTRKMSNGEKQDRRWLVYSKGKDKVFCFCCKLFSQETCPPILVTTGYDDWRNASHRLKSHETTYNHIVCMSSWIELETRLKKSETIDKHLQEAINKEKKHWRDVMLRIIAVVKTLAERNLAFRGENEKVTDPNSGNFLAFIKMIGGFDELIELLASEIKKVILKKIQDAKYFSIILDSTPDVSRKEQMTFLIRCVDVSTDSPTVKEFFLSFLEIKDKTGEGIFTTLQDALTDLKLSIGDIRGQGYDNGSNMKGKHKGVQKRLLDINPRPFYTPCGCHSLNLALCDMSRINSVKPIRFQTLKIREALFFLADNNDNIGQRSEAESLAVSETHGLGGFEFLFGMVIWYDLLYAVNTVSKTLQSEDMDIEVAIFQLGGLVGYLKSYRETGFEKAKVEAMKIAIDMDIEPAFSSKPKRLIKKKKQFGEDAERVDESNMLSVEETFRIDYFINIMDQAIVSFGVRFEQFQHYEEIFGFLFGLKKLKSAKDDELMTSCVKLEASLEHNGHSDVDGKQLFMELRYLREILPKEITKAVEMLEFLKRMDGCYPSTEIAYRILLTIPISVSSAERSFSKLKLIKNYLRSTMSQERLNGLSMIAIEHELAEALDHSKLINDFAGKKQGELSFMINVSVRHLGPDRH